The window AAATTTTGACTTTTAAAACCTAAGGAAAGCAACTTTGGAGGAAAATTTTCGGGATTACAAGAGAATAAGAGGTTAAGAGATTTAGAGGTTATAAATTATTTTTTGTCATTCCCACACATTCTCTAAACTTATATGACATATTTGTAGCTGCTGAGACTGTTTCAAAATTTTTGCAAGTTTACCTTTTTGTCTTTGTCATGCTGAGGACTTTAGTCTGAAGGATCTCTTTTTTGATTTTTTGAATTGAAAAGAAAGGAAGAGATTCTTCGCCGGCTGCAGAATAACGACATTGGTTTTTGCAGCATTCACTTTAACTGCTTGATTTTTACACGAAGTTTAATTATAATATTTGTTTTAGTTTATGATAGAAAAAATCTGTTTTTAATTTAGGAGGTTTACAGTGCCAACTATTAACCAATTGGTTAGAAAAGGTAGAGAAAAAGTAGAGAAAAAATCAAAAGCTCCAGCGTTGCAAGGAAACCCTCAAAAAAGGGGTGTTTGCGTTCGTGTATATACTACAACCCCTAAGAAGCCAAACTCAGCTTTAAGAAAAGTTGCAAGGGTAAGATTGTCAAATGGTTATGAAGTAACTTGCTATATCCCAGGAATTGGCCACAACCTACAAGAACACTCTATCGTTCTTGTTAGAGGTGGAAGGGTTAAGGACTTACCAGGGGTAAGGTACAAAATTATTCGTGGT of the Sulfurihydrogenibium sp. genome contains:
- the rpsL gene encoding 30S ribosomal protein S12; the protein is MPTINQLVRKGREKVEKKSKAPALQGNPQKRGVCVRVYTTTPKKPNSALRKVARVRLSNGYEVTCYIPGIGHNLQEHSIVLVRGGRVKDLPGVRYKIIRGALDAAGVKDRKQSRSKYGVKRPKPGQAAAATGKKK